In the genome of Coraliomargarita algicola, one region contains:
- a CDS encoding putative PEP-binding protein codes for MFLDREHAPTEDEQYECYKAMVEALGGLPMVLRTVDIGGDKPVDYLGLSEHDLSFLGLRGIRLGLARPDIIKTQLRAVFRAAKHGPIKLLFPMIATPNDFRRIRQIAETVRKEVDGPQIDLGVMIEVPAAVTMAPELAKVVDFFSVGTNDLTQYGLAVDRTHPLLAKRADSLHPVVLRMIDTATKAAHAEGKWVGVCGGLAADPLGAQILTGIGVDELSMPAALIPAVKEKLRKANLADLQALAKRALAQDDAVAVRLIPPAV; via the coding sequence CTGTTTCTTGATCGCGAGCACGCGCCGACCGAAGACGAACAATACGAATGTTATAAAGCGATGGTCGAAGCTTTGGGTGGGCTGCCCATGGTCCTGCGTACAGTGGATATCGGTGGTGACAAGCCAGTCGATTATCTCGGCCTGAGCGAACACGATCTTTCCTTCCTTGGGCTGCGCGGTATACGTCTTGGTCTGGCTCGTCCTGATATTATTAAGACTCAGCTGCGGGCGGTTTTTCGTGCCGCGAAGCATGGCCCGATCAAGTTGCTCTTTCCTATGATTGCGACGCCGAACGACTTTCGTCGTATCCGTCAAATTGCGGAAACCGTACGTAAAGAAGTCGATGGCCCGCAGATTGATCTTGGGGTTATGATTGAAGTGCCTGCTGCGGTGACGATGGCACCTGAGCTCGCGAAGGTGGTCGACTTCTTTTCGGTAGGCACAAACGACCTTACGCAATACGGCCTCGCCGTTGACCGGACGCATCCGCTTCTCGCTAAACGGGCGGACAGCCTGCATCCGGTCGTGCTGCGCATGATTGATACTGCAACCAAGGCAGCGCATGCCGAAGGCAAGTGGGTGGGCGTATGTGGCGGGCTCGCGGCCGATCCGCTCGGCGCACAAATTCTCACTGGCATCGGTGTGGATGAATTGAGTATGCCAGCCGCGTTGATCCCTGCCGTAAAAGAAAAACTTCGAAAAGCGAATTTGGCCGACCTGCAAGCGCTGGCTAAACGCGCTCTCGCGCAGGACGACGCCGTCGCCGTGCGGTTGATCCCACCTGCCGTTTAA
- the pfkB gene encoding 1-phosphofructokinase, which translates to MTTKPSIITVTLNPAIDHTVFLDELVPGTVHRATGSHRQAGGKGINVGTMLAIGGTNVAVSGFLGEANPSIFEKHFKDHRLMDAFVRVPGETRTGIKIVDTKSNDTTDLNLPGPAPTKAQCEKLFSRLLKLVQPGTWVVIAGSLPTGVEPDFLVELIHKLRDADAKIAVDSSGAALAAAVEAGIDLAKPNNHELAELLGADLSDFQSILSAARELNRERVPNLIVSLGDEGALFLSNKAELMASAPPVKVISTVGAGDSLLAGYLQGRLFGETAPDCARRATVYAWSRLESLVSALPEPEILLKRLARVTVQPIAPYQPKS; encoded by the coding sequence ATGACTACGAAACCCTCCATTATTACCGTCACGCTCAATCCGGCGATCGATCATACCGTTTTTCTCGATGAACTTGTGCCTGGTACCGTTCATCGCGCGACCGGATCACACCGCCAAGCCGGCGGCAAAGGAATCAATGTCGGCACCATGCTTGCTATTGGTGGAACCAACGTCGCGGTCTCCGGTTTCCTCGGTGAAGCCAATCCCTCGATTTTTGAAAAGCATTTTAAAGACCACAGATTGATGGACGCCTTTGTTCGTGTCCCCGGTGAAACTCGAACAGGTATTAAGATTGTGGATACAAAATCCAACGATACCACTGATCTAAATCTGCCTGGCCCGGCACCTACAAAGGCTCAGTGTGAGAAGCTCTTTTCCAGATTGCTGAAATTGGTTCAACCCGGCACTTGGGTTGTCATCGCAGGAAGTTTACCCACAGGCGTCGAGCCGGATTTCCTTGTCGAGTTGATTCATAAACTACGTGACGCCGATGCCAAAATTGCGGTGGATTCAAGTGGGGCCGCCCTTGCGGCCGCGGTCGAAGCCGGGATTGATTTGGCGAAGCCAAACAACCATGAACTGGCCGAACTCCTCGGCGCCGATCTGAGCGACTTTCAGTCGATCTTGTCGGCGGCCCGGGAACTCAACCGCGAACGCGTGCCCAATCTGATTGTCTCTCTTGGGGATGAGGGTGCTCTTTTTCTTTCCAATAAGGCTGAGCTCATGGCGAGCGCGCCACCTGTCAAAGTTATCAGCACGGTTGGTGCAGGCGATTCATTGCTCGCCGGGTATTTACAGGGCCGCCTCTTTGGGGAAACCGCACCCGACTGCGCACGCCGTGCCACCGTTTACGCCTGGAGCCGATTGGAATCCCTCGTCTCCGCGCTTCCTGAACCTGAAATCCTCTTAAAACGTTTGGCCCGCGTCACCGTACAGCCAATCGCCCCCTATCAACCCAAGTCCTAA
- a CDS encoding fructose-specific PTS transporter subunit EIIC — MSNLLVIIQAPSNAPILRLAKGALEAEAARRGLSLIIKADADADPAAVWKSSSESVNAVLLSAIKAPAQPVSTSVPVIATELARVARETGHVLDQLFPDNVPAPAASQSASPKEAAESTESKFLVGVTSCPTGIAHTFMAAESLLRGAKALGYTMKVETRGSVGAKNELTEEEIAKADAVVVAADASVETARFAGKRLLETGTKAAINDASGLIKEALALEPSAAQSGGMKMPPKKARTGVYKHLMTGVSQMLPLVTAGGLLIALAFAIGGIYAGDNEGTLGWALMQIGGASAFALFIPVLAGFIAFSIADRPGLAPGLIGGMLASQIGAGFLGGLAAGFFAGYLTSLLNRKINLPDTLQGLKPVLILPLLSSLIVGLSMIYVIGPPVKFILDGLSTWLNGMQEGSALILGLLLGGMMAFDMGGPVNKSAYTFSVGLLASQIYVPMAAVMAAGMVPPLACALAANIFRNKFTDDERQASKATAILGISFITEGAIPYAAADPIRVIPCTILGSAVTGGISMVMGCKLMVPHGGVFVLAIPNAITQGLAYIAAIVIGTLVATAALYFAKRPLNQMNKAVAA; from the coding sequence ATGTCAAATCTACTTGTTATCATTCAAGCCCCCAGCAATGCGCCCATCTTGCGTTTGGCTAAGGGCGCCCTCGAAGCAGAGGCTGCACGTCGTGGACTCTCGCTTATAATCAAAGCCGATGCGGATGCAGATCCTGCAGCCGTCTGGAAGTCTTCTTCCGAGTCGGTCAATGCCGTGCTTCTTTCCGCAATCAAAGCACCCGCGCAGCCAGTGTCCACATCAGTGCCAGTCATTGCGACCGAGCTTGCTCGCGTGGCCCGCGAAACCGGACATGTCCTGGATCAACTCTTCCCGGATAATGTGCCCGCACCAGCGGCTAGCCAGAGCGCATCACCGAAGGAAGCGGCCGAATCCACAGAGAGCAAATTCCTTGTGGGAGTGACCTCCTGCCCGACCGGGATCGCTCATACTTTTATGGCTGCGGAATCATTGCTCCGCGGTGCCAAAGCGCTGGGCTACACCATGAAGGTGGAAACCCGCGGCTCGGTTGGCGCGAAAAACGAACTCACGGAAGAAGAGATCGCTAAAGCCGATGCGGTGGTGGTGGCCGCTGATGCCAGCGTGGAAACCGCCCGCTTCGCAGGTAAGCGTTTGCTTGAAACAGGGACCAAGGCCGCTATTAATGATGCGTCCGGACTGATTAAAGAAGCACTCGCATTGGAACCTTCAGCCGCGCAATCCGGTGGCATGAAAATGCCTCCCAAGAAAGCACGCACCGGCGTCTACAAGCATTTAATGACGGGGGTCTCCCAAATGTTGCCACTCGTGACTGCGGGTGGACTTTTGATCGCTTTGGCTTTCGCCATCGGAGGGATCTACGCGGGCGATAACGAGGGTACGCTCGGTTGGGCACTTATGCAGATTGGTGGAGCTTCTGCCTTTGCACTCTTCATTCCCGTACTTGCCGGCTTCATCGCATTTTCCATAGCGGACCGTCCCGGTCTGGCTCCTGGATTGATCGGTGGTATGTTGGCTTCACAAATCGGCGCGGGTTTCCTCGGTGGTTTGGCTGCTGGTTTCTTTGCCGGTTATCTCACTAGTTTACTGAATCGTAAGATCAATCTGCCGGATACTTTACAGGGCCTTAAGCCGGTGCTGATTCTGCCTCTGCTCAGTTCGTTGATCGTCGGCCTTTCTATGATCTATGTGATTGGGCCTCCGGTGAAGTTCATTCTTGATGGCTTGTCCACTTGGTTGAACGGTATGCAAGAGGGCAGTGCCCTGATCCTTGGTTTGCTCCTCGGTGGGATGATGGCTTTCGATATGGGTGGTCCCGTGAACAAGTCAGCTTACACCTTTTCGGTCGGTCTCTTGGCCAGCCAGATCTACGTGCCGATGGCTGCAGTGATGGCTGCCGGTATGGTGCCACCGCTGGCATGTGCGCTGGCAGCAAATATCTTCCGTAATAAATTCACTGACGATGAGCGTCAGGCTTCCAAAGCCACTGCGATCCTTGGAATCTCATTCATCACGGAAGGTGCAATTCCCTATGCGGCCGCCGATCCGATTCGGGTCATTCCTTGCACCATTCTTGGTTCTGCGGTGACTGGTGGAATCTCCATGGTGATGGGCTGTAAGCTCATGGTTCCTCATGGCGGTGTATTCGTTTTGGCGATACCAAATGCCATCACTCAAGGCCTTGCCTACATCGCTGCGATCGTAATCGGAACTCTTGTTGCTACCGCTGCGCTCTACTTTGCGAAGCGTCCGCTCAATCAAATGAACAAAGCCGTCGCTGCTTAA
- a CDS encoding carbohydrate porin produces MKNKILPLSLIIGLNSGVFADTESVENPYADRLTGDWGGARTELSEAGIEFFAYYNTITSSIASGGISKDTNFAGDLFTGFNFDLERILGWDDTIFTLTGIDRHGSDITPDIGSQYSAMQLVGGQNAFLYNVTLEKLFADGDLSLKLGRMTATDDFVGSPFYSYSLSNAVNGQIRAVLFDGVMTSYPFAVWGGRMKAKLSEESTLQVGVFQLTQEMWDREKQGLDFSIDSDDGVSVFVQYDWTPEINGKPARFYAGVNQTFSFEMNDFNSMDTTDSLTRFYAHADYQFYRESADSDEGLTLFMTFAYTSQDEVAIVPVQSTIGAHYKGLLPGRPDDRTVFFATYGGFSDEYSDGLEAGGGSPVDYEMVFELGHRIQLTEYAYIQPDIQFIKNPGGSGDIDDAIVVGAQIGFSF; encoded by the coding sequence ATGAAAAACAAAATCCTACCTCTATCATTAATTATTGGACTCAATTCTGGTGTATTTGCGGATACAGAATCCGTAGAGAATCCATACGCGGATCGTTTGACCGGCGACTGGGGGGGCGCGCGCACGGAACTCTCCGAAGCGGGCATCGAGTTCTTCGCCTACTACAACACGATCACCTCATCAATTGCCTCAGGTGGTATTAGCAAGGATACAAACTTTGCTGGTGACTTGTTTACCGGATTTAACTTCGATCTTGAAAGAATACTGGGATGGGACGACACCATTTTTACTCTTACAGGAATTGATCGCCATGGGAGTGACATTACTCCAGATATCGGCAGCCAATACAGTGCAATGCAGCTGGTTGGCGGACAAAATGCCTTCCTCTATAATGTAACCCTGGAAAAGTTGTTTGCGGATGGTGACCTCTCCTTGAAGCTGGGCCGTATGACCGCGACCGATGACTTCGTCGGATCTCCATTTTACAGTTACTCTTTGAGCAATGCGGTCAACGGGCAGATTCGGGCTGTACTCTTTGATGGAGTGATGACATCCTATCCGTTTGCCGTTTGGGGGGGGCGGATGAAAGCCAAGCTCTCTGAAGAGAGCACGCTGCAAGTAGGAGTCTTTCAGCTCACTCAGGAAATGTGGGATCGAGAAAAACAAGGGCTCGATTTCAGTATCGATTCCGACGATGGGGTATCGGTTTTTGTCCAATACGACTGGACGCCTGAAATTAATGGGAAGCCCGCTCGTTTCTACGCCGGTGTCAATCAAACCTTCTCGTTTGAAATGAACGATTTCAATAGCATGGATACGACGGATAGTTTGACCCGCTTTTATGCGCATGCGGATTATCAATTTTACCGGGAGTCGGCTGATTCCGACGAAGGGCTGACTCTTTTTATGACCTTTGCGTACACCTCGCAGGATGAAGTCGCCATTGTTCCGGTCCAATCGACAATTGGCGCGCACTACAAGGGCCTGCTTCCCGGACGTCCCGATGACCGGACCGTTTTCTTTGCGACTTATGGAGGCTTCAGTGATGAATACTCAGATGGCTTGGAAGCTGGTGGAGGGAGTCCGGTTGACTATGAGATGGTCTTCGAGTTGGGGCATCGTATCCAGTTGACCGAATACGCGTACATTCAGCCGGACATTCAATTTATCAAGAATCCAGGTGGTAGTGGCGATATTGATGACGCCATCGTTGTCGGAGCGCAAATAGGCTTTAGCTTCTAG
- the nadC gene encoding carboxylating nicotinate-nucleotide diphosphorylase, producing MSHNARYSKDTFKTRLTWQDLDPDYLRQLVGLAKIEDLAGAGLAHRPERLGDVTTALMPEGASGRAQLTAREPLIVCGLGLIQAVLDSYGQDCSFEAQSQDGDFLDQGQIIGILSGSSSALLQAERVILNFLQHLSGIATEARLYVDALGPSETALLDTRKTLPGYRVLQKYAFACGGGYNHRIGLFDRVMLKDNHLAVAGATGGNRLTETVALAVNTCEYLAIEVEVDSLEQIPPVVEAGADIILLDNFSPEQLKQAVEIIDGRACTEASGGITLNSLPALNDLGLDFISTGAPIHQSTWKDIGLDWL from the coding sequence ATGAGCCATAACGCCCGCTACTCAAAAGACACCTTTAAGACCCGCCTCACATGGCAGGATCTGGACCCCGACTACCTGCGACAACTGGTCGGCCTCGCCAAGATCGAAGACCTCGCCGGCGCCGGGCTGGCACACCGCCCGGAACGCCTCGGCGATGTCACCACCGCACTCATGCCGGAAGGTGCCAGTGGACGCGCGCAACTGACGGCACGCGAACCGCTGATAGTCTGCGGTCTCGGCCTGATTCAAGCAGTGCTCGATAGCTATGGTCAGGACTGCAGCTTCGAAGCACAATCGCAGGATGGCGACTTTCTGGACCAAGGCCAAATTATCGGCATCCTGAGCGGCAGTTCCAGCGCATTGCTCCAGGCAGAACGCGTCATTCTCAATTTCCTACAGCACCTCAGCGGCATCGCCACCGAGGCCCGCCTCTATGTCGATGCACTCGGCCCCAGTGAGACTGCGCTGCTCGACACGCGCAAGACCTTGCCCGGCTATCGGGTGCTGCAAAAATACGCCTTCGCTTGCGGCGGCGGCTATAACCACCGCATCGGCCTCTTCGATCGCGTCATGCTCAAAGATAACCACCTCGCCGTCGCCGGCGCTACCGGTGGCAACCGCCTGACCGAAACCGTAGCGCTCGCAGTCAACACCTGCGAATACCTCGCCATCGAAGTGGAAGTGGACTCACTGGAGCAAATCCCCCCAGTCGTCGAAGCGGGCGCCGATATCATTCTACTGGATAATTTCTCCCCGGAGCAACTGAAGCAAGCCGTCGAGATCATCGATGGCCGCGCCTGCACCGAAGCCAGCGGCGGCATTACCCTAAACTCACTCCCCGCGCTCAATGACCTCGGCCTCGATTTCATCTCGACGGGCGCCCCCATTCATCAAAGCACTTGGAAAGACATCGGGCTGGACTGGCTCTAG
- a CDS encoding type II toxin-antitoxin system death-on-curing family toxin: MKEPFWIEKTTCLAFHSALVARFGGTDGMRDEGRLDNALDKPRNLFHYDQPTHFELAAAYAAGIVKGHPFLDGNKRSGLMTAAVFLEMNGYEFLPSEEDAALQTLALADLRLTESEFADWLAFVCKPQA; this comes from the coding sequence ATGAAGGAACCATTTTGGATCGAAAAAACGACCTGTCTGGCATTCCACTCCGCTCTGGTCGCCCGCTTCGGTGGGACCGACGGAATGCGAGATGAAGGTCGACTGGATAATGCCCTGGATAAACCTAGGAATTTATTCCACTACGATCAACCCACGCACTTCGAACTCGCTGCTGCCTATGCTGCCGGAATCGTAAAAGGGCACCCATTTCTGGACGGTAACAAACGCTCTGGGCTGATGACAGCTGCCGTCTTTTTAGAAATGAACGGCTACGAGTTTTTGCCCAGCGAAGAAGATGCTGCCCTCCAGACCTTAGCACTTGCCGATTTAAGGTTAACCGAAAGCGAATTCGCCGACTGGCTGGCTTTTGTCTGTAAGCCACAGGCATAA
- a CDS encoding AbrB/MazE/SpoVT family DNA-binding domain-containing protein, with the protein MAIETKVRKIGNSLGIVLPKEALQALKVEEGATVYLTEAPNCSLNINPERPGFEEQMQIAESLMQRYRNTFRELAK; encoded by the coding sequence ATGGCTATCGAAACAAAAGTTCGCAAAATCGGCAACTCTCTCGGCATCGTATTGCCCAAGGAGGCGCTACAAGCACTCAAAGTGGAAGAAGGTGCGACGGTATATTTAACCGAAGCCCCCAATTGTTCCCTCAACATCAACCCCGAACGCCCCGGCTTTGAGGAACAGATGCAGATCGCCGAAAGCCTCATGCAGCGCTATCGTAACACCTTTCGCGAACTCGCTAAATGA
- a CDS encoding IS4 family transposase — MSASTSLCFPLFSNFPAAFEELFSRESCALIFAQHGPRGGGQAKLNGWEWLMSRVYHELARSGTFSSNTKAVSGVRISDSALSQRALSIGEKLIEEILPIALRPLADRERDVQAFYHAYRLVAIDGTRFNLRNTGTINEQASKVACNRGSGEPAFAHLLAVVLVELGMHQPLGTRLGWQGEGELTLARQLFAAQDLPERSLLLADRLFGYPSLIWGLWSMLRRTHSHVLVRIKSNLKAKRTRQLADGSWLVEVKAIDPSTRKKVGVLELREIYGRVCYEDQNGHRSCLQIRLWTSLLDDTTSPATELIALYAARWEEELFFRELKSHLHARGELLDALTPQTAAQEVLAMLLAAALIAKQRQSVASAAGVEPLRISFAKVLHKTAALCELLQVGADLITPQALAQWIQRLLDDLIYDAVIKKRRPRTCPRTLRQPTKDWPKTKVAQSKRVVKTIEVTNP; from the coding sequence ATGAGCGCATCCACCTCCTTGTGTTTCCCGTTGTTTTCTAATTTTCCAGCTGCCTTTGAGGAGCTATTTAGCCGTGAGAGTTGCGCTCTGATTTTCGCGCAGCACGGTCCTCGCGGTGGTGGCCAAGCCAAGTTAAATGGCTGGGAATGGTTGATGTCCAGGGTCTACCATGAGTTGGCACGTTCGGGTACTTTCTCGTCTAATACCAAGGCGGTATCCGGAGTGCGCATCTCGGACAGCGCGCTCAGCCAGCGGGCCTTGTCGATTGGCGAGAAGCTGATCGAAGAGATACTGCCTATCGCGCTACGTCCGTTAGCCGACCGTGAGCGAGATGTGCAGGCCTTTTATCATGCATATCGGTTGGTGGCCATCGACGGGACTCGTTTCAATTTACGTAATACCGGAACCATTAATGAACAGGCTTCAAAAGTGGCTTGCAACCGCGGTAGCGGTGAACCTGCTTTCGCGCATTTGCTGGCAGTTGTCCTGGTGGAATTGGGTATGCACCAACCTTTGGGCACCCGTTTAGGCTGGCAAGGCGAGGGCGAGTTGACACTCGCGCGGCAACTGTTTGCGGCTCAGGATCTGCCCGAGCGCAGTCTGCTTTTAGCCGACCGACTGTTCGGTTATCCTTCGCTGATCTGGGGACTCTGGTCAATGCTCCGGCGCACACACAGTCACGTTCTGGTTCGGATAAAGTCTAATCTCAAAGCCAAGCGCACGCGGCAACTCGCGGATGGTTCATGGCTAGTCGAAGTCAAAGCGATTGATCCATCCACACGCAAGAAGGTGGGGGTACTCGAACTACGTGAGATCTATGGTCGAGTCTGCTATGAAGACCAGAATGGTCACCGTTCGTGTCTTCAAATACGCTTGTGGACGAGTCTGCTCGATGACACCACCAGCCCAGCCACAGAACTGATCGCCCTTTACGCCGCACGCTGGGAGGAAGAGTTATTCTTCCGAGAACTCAAAAGCCACCTGCACGCCCGCGGAGAACTACTTGACGCACTCACTCCGCAAACCGCAGCCCAAGAAGTGCTCGCGATGCTCTTAGCGGCCGCGCTGATCGCCAAGCAGCGCCAAAGCGTCGCTTCTGCCGCAGGCGTTGAGCCCTTGCGCATCAGCTTTGCCAAGGTTTTGCACAAGACAGCCGCACTGTGCGAGCTACTGCAAGTCGGTGCAGACTTGATCACCCCGCAAGCGCTGGCTCAGTGGATACAGCGACTCTTAGATGATCTTATATATGATGCCGTTATTAAAAAACGAAGACCTAGAACTTGCCCCAGAACCCTACGACAACCCACAAAAGACTGGCCAAAAACTAAAGTTGCCCAGTCAAAACGAGTTGTTAAAACTATAGAAGTCACCAATCCTTAA
- a CDS encoding SET domain-containing protein, which produces MPKSLCKVKSSTIHGRGLYATADIEAGTDIIQYIGEKISKEESTKRALEWEEKARETGEGLVYIFELDDEYDIDGRLGDNPARYMNHSCDGNCEAINYDGEIWIVALKDIKKGDELVYDYGYDMEHFLDHPCKCGSDNCIGYIVREDQRAKVKKLLRGKKKKKSKKSKK; this is translated from the coding sequence ATGCCAAAATCACTTTGCAAAGTTAAATCATCCACCATCCACGGGCGCGGGCTGTATGCCACCGCCGACATTGAGGCGGGCACGGATATTATTCAATACATCGGAGAGAAAATCTCCAAGGAAGAGTCGACAAAGCGCGCCTTGGAGTGGGAAGAAAAAGCCCGCGAGACTGGCGAAGGCTTGGTTTATATCTTTGAGCTGGATGATGAGTATGACATCGACGGCCGGCTCGGGGATAATCCTGCACGCTACATGAATCACTCCTGTGACGGGAATTGTGAAGCGATCAACTACGACGGCGAGATCTGGATCGTAGCGCTCAAGGACATCAAGAAGGGCGATGAGCTGGTCTATGATTATGGCTACGACATGGAGCACTTTCTCGATCACCCTTGCAAGTGTGGCTCCGATAACTGCATCGGCTACATCGTGCGCGAAGATCAGCGCGCGAAAGTGAAGAAGCTACTGCGCGGCAAGAAAAAGAAGAAGAGCAAGAAAAGCAAAAAGTAG